A region of Paraburkholderia largidicola DNA encodes the following proteins:
- a CDS encoding sialidase family protein: MAHDASGDPHAAHGMQMDMAGMNVSAAAKPAKTPLATGAAFDAKHRLWVAWVEGQHVVVAHSDDRGRTMSPPVTVNAMPEPIYTSAENRPKIAASPDAKTIYVTWSMPLDAPYTGMVRFSRSTDGGATWSVPATVHGDRQPITHRFDSLIVDGQGRIFVTWIDKRDLTLAKKAGKPYDGAAVYFAVSTDGGQTFQPERKVADHTCECCRIALALDSEGRVQAMWRNVFEGQIRDHALAVLPVDAQRPVVPIRATFSGWHMEACPEHGPALAITPDGVRHMAWFSVVNGRADVYYSRLSADGKPIGEPWAFGDTGKPDEQASHAAMISRGKTLWLAWKDFDGDTMRLMLRRSDDEGAHWSAPRTLAQTAGGSDNPQLLDDAGRVYLSWRTQNDGYMLVPVEEAQ; the protein is encoded by the coding sequence ATGGCGCATGACGCATCGGGCGATCCGCATGCCGCGCATGGCATGCAGATGGACATGGCGGGCATGAACGTGAGCGCCGCCGCGAAACCCGCGAAAACGCCGCTCGCGACAGGCGCCGCGTTCGATGCGAAACATCGGCTGTGGGTGGCGTGGGTCGAGGGTCAGCACGTCGTGGTCGCGCATTCGGACGATCGGGGCCGCACGATGTCGCCGCCCGTCACGGTCAATGCGATGCCGGAGCCGATCTACACGAGTGCCGAGAATCGCCCGAAGATCGCCGCGAGTCCCGACGCGAAGACGATCTACGTGACGTGGTCGATGCCGCTCGACGCGCCGTACACGGGCATGGTCCGCTTCTCGCGCTCGACGGACGGCGGCGCGACGTGGAGCGTGCCCGCCACCGTGCACGGCGACCGGCAGCCGATCACGCATCGCTTCGATTCGCTGATCGTCGACGGGCAAGGGCGCATCTTCGTCACGTGGATCGACAAGCGCGATCTGACGCTGGCGAAAAAGGCAGGCAAGCCGTACGACGGTGCGGCCGTCTACTTCGCGGTATCGACGGATGGCGGGCAGACGTTCCAGCCCGAGCGCAAGGTCGCCGACCATACGTGCGAGTGCTGCCGCATCGCGCTCGCGCTCGACAGCGAAGGCCGCGTGCAGGCCATGTGGCGCAACGTGTTCGAAGGCCAGATCCGCGACCACGCGCTCGCCGTGCTGCCCGTCGACGCGCAGCGGCCCGTCGTGCCGATCCGCGCGACGTTCTCCGGCTGGCATATGGAAGCGTGCCCCGAGCACGGCCCGGCACTCGCGATCACGCCGGACGGCGTGCGCCACATGGCGTGGTTCAGCGTCGTCAACGGACGCGCCGATGTCTACTATTCGCGCCTTTCCGCCGACGGGAAACCGATCGGCGAGCCGTGGGCGTTCGGCGACACCGGCAAGCCGGATGAGCAGGCGTCGCACGCTGCGATGATTTCCCGAGGCAAGACGTTGTGGCTCGCGTGGAAGGATTTCGACGGCGACACGATGCGCCTGATGCTGCGCCGCTCCGACGACGAAGGCGCGCACTGGAGCGCGCCGCGCACGCTCGCGCAGACGGCGGGCGGCAGCGACAACCCGCAACTGCTCGACGACGCCGGCCGCGTCTATCTGTCGTGGCGTACGCAGAACGACGGCTACATGCTCGTGCCCGTCGAGGAGGCACAGTAA
- a CDS encoding TlpA family protein disulfide reductase translates to MKRIFVVLAAWVTAFNAWAVDLKPLRAPDVEAVLAASQGKAQIVEIWSLDCSYCRENTARIVEWQKKHRDVRLTMIAMDPIDDNAAVLSQVLATLPLPPQTALYANAEAIPEKLRRALDPHWHGEMPRTLLIDAHGARQASSGLLQPATLDAWHR, encoded by the coding sequence ATGAAGCGAATCTTCGTGGTGCTGGCGGCGTGGGTTACCGCCTTCAACGCATGGGCCGTCGATCTCAAGCCGCTGCGCGCGCCCGATGTCGAAGCGGTGCTCGCCGCTTCGCAAGGCAAGGCGCAGATCGTCGAAATCTGGTCTTTGGACTGCAGCTATTGCCGCGAGAACACGGCGCGCATCGTCGAATGGCAGAAGAAGCATCGCGACGTGCGCCTGACGATGATCGCGATGGATCCCATCGACGACAACGCGGCGGTGCTGTCGCAAGTGCTCGCGACGCTGCCGCTGCCGCCGCAAACCGCGCTCTATGCGAATGCCGAGGCGATTCCCGAGAAGCTGCGCCGTGCACTCGATCCCCACTGGCATGGCGAGATGCCGCGCACGCTGTTGATCGACGCGCATGGCGCGCGGCAGGCGTCGAGCGGGCTGCTACAGCCGGCTACGCTCGATGCGTGGCATCGCTAG
- a CDS encoding LysR family transcriptional regulator → MRVSLRLLRYFTAAAETGSTTAAAKLLNVSQPSISVAIRELEALFDDTLFTRESGAKMTLTRFGVRKLAEAHQLLNAAASFEADDSGDAAAGEVQLGVFSTIAPVYLPELLRIARARFPSLSIRFIEGDLMQLEDALRSSRIELALMYDVGLPADIERECLAELRPYALVPAESKLARKAGKLSLHDLAKEPLILIDLPHSREFLMAPFWQCGLAPEVRYRATSLALVRGMVANGLGVSLLITQGDQAATSGAIERPIREETIRQPLVIARPARASRTKASELVAQCMRDAVDAALAKRAGQTHKAASKRRRTTPLT, encoded by the coding sequence ATGCGTGTCTCGTTGCGGCTTCTGCGTTATTTCACTGCGGCGGCCGAGACGGGCAGCACCACGGCGGCCGCAAAACTGCTGAACGTATCGCAGCCGTCCATTTCCGTGGCGATCCGTGAACTCGAAGCGCTGTTCGACGACACACTGTTCACCCGCGAATCAGGCGCAAAGATGACATTGACGCGCTTCGGCGTGCGCAAGCTGGCGGAGGCGCATCAACTGCTGAACGCCGCCGCGTCGTTCGAGGCCGACGACAGCGGCGACGCGGCAGCGGGCGAAGTGCAGCTAGGCGTATTCAGCACGATCGCGCCGGTTTATCTGCCCGAATTGCTGCGCATCGCGCGCGCCCGTTTCCCGAGTCTGTCGATACGCTTCATCGAAGGCGACCTGATGCAGCTCGAAGATGCGTTGCGCAGCAGCCGTATCGAACTTGCGCTGATGTACGACGTCGGCTTGCCCGCCGATATCGAACGCGAATGTCTCGCGGAACTTCGTCCCTACGCGCTCGTGCCAGCAGAATCGAAGCTCGCGAGGAAAGCAGGCAAGCTGTCGCTGCACGACCTCGCAAAAGAGCCACTGATCCTGATCGATCTGCCACACAGCCGCGAGTTTCTGATGGCGCCGTTCTGGCAATGCGGGCTCGCGCCCGAAGTGCGTTATCGGGCGACGTCGCTGGCGCTCGTGCGCGGGATGGTGGCGAACGGGCTCGGCGTGTCGCTGCTGATTACGCAGGGCGATCAGGCCGCAACGTCGGGCGCGATCGAGCGGCCCATTCGCGAAGAAACGATTCGACAGCCGCTCGTGATTGCGCGGCCCGCGCGCGCGTCGCGCACGAAAGCATCGGAACTCGTCGCGCAATGCATGCGCGACGCGGTCGACGCCGCGCTGGCAAAACGCGCGGGACAAACGCACAAGGCGGCGAGCAAGCGCCGCCGCACGACGCCACTCACATAG
- a CDS encoding CaiB/BaiF CoA transferase family protein, protein MQRPNLPLEGLRVIDFSRVLAGPYCAALLGDLGADVIKIEPPSGDDYRGVGPFAADGESGLFGAMNRNKRSIVLDLKTEAGRELARALCADADVVVENFRPGVADRLGIGYSDLSAANPALVYASVSGFGQTGPESHRPAYDIILQAMCGLMDATGSPDGPPTMIGESVSDVVSGLFASWGVLAALLGREKNGKGTHVDVSMFDATLGLSATLVARYAATGIAPRRVGNRHPSSAPFGAYRAADGFYVVAVLNNKLFAAFARAIGAPHLADDPRFAGDASRCLHEADLRATIEAWSSALTIEEVNRMLGVAGIPVAPIRNLQEALESDHAAYRGLLTEVRRDDGHTKRVPSQPVKFSAYGANCVSPAPALGEHADALLQQLGYDVDDIASLRERGAFGVPSTREGEVSNEERNHA, encoded by the coding sequence ATGCAACGTCCGAATCTGCCGCTCGAAGGCCTGCGCGTGATCGACTTCTCACGCGTGCTGGCCGGCCCGTATTGCGCCGCGCTGCTCGGCGATCTGGGCGCCGATGTGATCAAGATCGAGCCGCCTTCGGGCGACGACTATCGCGGTGTCGGCCCATTTGCGGCGGACGGCGAGAGTGGTCTGTTCGGCGCGATGAACCGCAACAAGCGCAGCATCGTGCTCGATCTGAAAACGGAAGCGGGACGTGAACTGGCGCGCGCGTTGTGCGCGGATGCCGATGTCGTCGTCGAGAATTTCCGGCCGGGCGTCGCGGACCGGCTGGGCATCGGCTACTCGGATTTGAGCGCGGCCAACCCGGCGCTCGTGTATGCGAGCGTGTCGGGCTTCGGGCAGACGGGTCCCGAATCGCATCGCCCTGCCTACGACATCATTTTGCAGGCCATGTGCGGCCTGATGGACGCGACGGGTTCGCCCGATGGGCCACCGACGATGATCGGCGAGTCGGTGTCGGATGTCGTCAGCGGGCTGTTCGCGTCGTGGGGCGTGCTCGCGGCGTTGCTCGGCCGCGAGAAGAACGGCAAGGGTACGCATGTCGACGTGTCGATGTTCGATGCGACGCTCGGGCTGAGCGCGACGCTCGTCGCGCGCTACGCCGCGACGGGAATCGCGCCGCGCCGTGTGGGCAACCGGCATCCGTCGTCGGCGCCGTTTGGCGCGTATCGTGCCGCCGACGGCTTCTATGTCGTCGCAGTGCTCAACAACAAGCTCTTCGCGGCTTTCGCGCGTGCGATCGGCGCGCCTCATCTGGCCGACGATCCGCGCTTCGCCGGCGACGCATCGCGCTGCCTTCACGAAGCCGATCTGCGCGCGACGATCGAGGCGTGGTCGTCGGCGCTGACCATTGAAGAGGTCAATCGCATGTTAGGCGTAGCGGGCATTCCCGTCGCGCCGATTCGCAATCTTCAGGAGGCGCTCGAAAGCGATCACGCTGCGTATCGTGGGTTGCTTACCGAGGTGCGGCGAGACGACGGACATACAAAGCGTGTGCCGTCTCAGCCGGTGAAGTTTTCCGCGTACGGCGCCAATTGCGTATCGCCTGCGCCAGCGCTTGGCGAACACGCCGACGCGCTGTTGCAGCAACTCGGCTATGACGTGGACGACATCGCGTCGTTGCGCGAGCGCGGCGCGTTCGGCGTGCCTTCAACTCGCGAGGGTGAAGTCAGCAACGAGGAGCGAAATCATGCATAA
- a CDS encoding acyl-CoA dehydrogenase family protein, with protein sequence MHKRLGVEDSDIEIADAISRFAQSELAPHAAQVDRDELPTTRYVAQLAELGVMGMNLPERWGGVEASPVAIVLSLVEIAKACASTSSMIGAHYLATDSILIGGDDALRDRYLPDAASGNKLGAFALTEPRAGSNPADMATRATREGDGYRITGVKHFISNADAAGFIVVYAKTDPEAGTRGISAFVVDRHMPGVDVAPAEKLMGIRGAPAHEVAFDCFVPAVNRLGAEGSGFRTAMKVLDNSRLDVAATAIGIAEVALSSAIGWLKERRVGGEPLSNRQGLQWTIADMKTRLEAAWLLTLQAAAKRAAGEPFTLDASMAKLHASEMVAFVTDAALQMHGGYGFTREMPLERYVRDARILRIYEGSSEIQRTVIARSVLG encoded by the coding sequence ATGCATAAGCGCCTTGGCGTCGAAGACAGTGACATAGAGATCGCCGATGCGATCTCGCGTTTCGCACAAAGCGAGCTCGCACCGCACGCCGCGCAAGTCGATCGCGACGAGCTTCCGACGACGCGCTATGTCGCGCAACTCGCCGAACTCGGCGTGATGGGCATGAATCTGCCGGAGCGGTGGGGCGGGGTGGAGGCGTCGCCGGTGGCGATCGTGCTGTCGCTGGTGGAGATCGCGAAGGCATGCGCGTCGACTTCATCGATGATCGGCGCGCACTACCTCGCGACCGATTCGATTCTGATCGGCGGCGACGATGCGTTACGCGATCGCTATCTGCCCGATGCAGCCAGCGGTAACAAGCTCGGCGCCTTCGCGCTGACCGAGCCGCGCGCGGGCTCCAATCCCGCCGACATGGCGACGCGAGCCACGCGCGAAGGTGACGGCTACCGGATCACGGGCGTCAAGCACTTCATCTCGAACGCCGATGCGGCCGGGTTCATCGTCGTGTATGCGAAGACCGATCCGGAAGCGGGCACGCGCGGAATCAGCGCTTTCGTGGTCGACCGGCATATGCCGGGCGTCGATGTCGCGCCGGCTGAAAAGCTGATGGGCATTCGCGGCGCGCCGGCGCACGAAGTGGCGTTCGACTGCTTCGTCCCCGCTGTGAACCGGCTCGGCGCGGAAGGCAGCGGCTTTCGCACGGCGATGAAAGTGCTCGACAACAGCCGGCTCGATGTGGCCGCAACGGCCATCGGGATTGCGGAAGTGGCGTTGTCGTCGGCGATCGGCTGGCTGAAAGAGCGGCGGGTTGGCGGCGAGCCGCTGTCGAACCGGCAAGGTCTGCAATGGACGATCGCCGACATGAAGACGCGGCTCGAAGCTGCATGGCTGCTGACTTTGCAGGCAGCCGCGAAGCGGGCGGCTGGAGAGCCGTTCACGCTGGATGCGTCGATGGCGAAGCTCCATGCATCGGAGATGGTTGCATTCGTCACCGATGCAGCATTGCAGATGCACGGCGGCTACGGCTTCACGCGTGAGATGCCACTGGAGCGGTATGTCCGCGATGCGCGGATCTTGCGTATTTACGAAGGGTCGTCGGAGATTCAGCGAACGGTGATCGCGCGGTCGGTGTTGGGATGA
- a CDS encoding class 1 fructose-bisphosphatase, with amino-acid sequence MSLQRRTTLTKYLIEQQRENNNLPADLRLLIEVVARACKAISYHVSKGALGDALGTAGSENVQGEVQKKLDILSNEILLEANEWGGNLAGMASEEMEQFFPIPANYPKGEYLLVFDPLDGSSNIDVNVSIGTIFSVLRCPDGQQPTEQSFLQKGTQQVAAGYAVYGPQTVLVLTTGNGVNCFTLDRELGSWVLTQSDMRIPVETREYAINASNQRHWLEPVQQYIGELNAGKDGPRQSDFNMRWIASMVADVHRILNRGGIFMYPADKRDPSKPGKLRLMYEANPMAFIVEQAGGAATNGEKRILDIQPKSLHERVAVFLGSKNEVDRVTRYHLEKKS; translated from the coding sequence ATGTCTTTGCAACGTCGTACCACCCTTACGAAGTACCTGATCGAGCAGCAGCGCGAGAACAACAATCTGCCTGCCGATCTGCGCCTGCTGATCGAAGTCGTTGCGCGCGCGTGCAAGGCCATCAGCTATCACGTCAGCAAGGGCGCGCTCGGCGATGCGCTGGGCACGGCCGGCAGCGAAAACGTGCAGGGCGAAGTGCAGAAGAAACTCGACATCCTGTCGAACGAAATCCTGCTCGAAGCCAACGAATGGGGCGGCAACCTGGCTGGCATGGCATCGGAAGAGATGGAACAGTTCTTCCCGATTCCCGCGAACTATCCGAAGGGCGAATACCTGCTTGTGTTCGATCCGCTCGACGGCTCGTCGAACATCGACGTCAACGTGTCGATCGGCACGATCTTCTCGGTGCTGCGCTGCCCCGACGGCCAGCAACCGACTGAACAGTCGTTCCTGCAAAAAGGCACGCAGCAGGTCGCAGCGGGCTACGCAGTGTACGGCCCGCAGACCGTGCTGGTGCTGACCACGGGCAACGGCGTCAACTGCTTCACGCTCGACCGCGAACTGGGCTCGTGGGTGCTCACGCAAAGCGATATGCGCATTCCCGTCGAGACGCGCGAATACGCAATCAACGCGTCGAACCAGCGCCACTGGCTCGAGCCCGTGCAGCAGTACATCGGCGAACTGAACGCAGGCAAGGACGGTCCGCGTCAGTCGGACTTCAACATGCGCTGGATCGCATCGATGGTCGCCGACGTCCACCGTATCCTGAACCGTGGCGGCATCTTCATGTATCCCGCCGACAAGCGCGATCCGTCGAAGCCCGGCAAGCTGCGCCTGATGTACGAAGCGAACCCGATGGCGTTCATCGTCGAGCAGGCTGGCGGCGCGGCGACTAATGGCGAGAAGCGCATTCTCGACATTCAGCCGAAGAGCCTGCATGAGCGCGTCGCGGTGTTCCTCGGTTCGAAGAATGAGGTCGATCGCGTGACCCGCTACCATCTCGAAAAGAAAAGTTGA
- a CDS encoding HigA family addiction module antitoxin — MVIKRSALDNLDFSDVSTGERMPEETPGDILRTEFLEPLGMSAHALSIALRVPAPRINDIVRGKRAISSETALRLSCFFNNSPLFWLNLQIAYDLRVAIAESGEQIKREIEPLPPSRRPKHPQLSREQLKAADDAAAATRRVAASR, encoded by the coding sequence ATGGTTATCAAACGCTCTGCACTCGACAACCTCGACTTCTCCGACGTTTCGACCGGCGAGCGCATGCCCGAAGAAACGCCCGGCGATATCCTGCGCACGGAGTTTCTCGAACCGCTCGGCATGTCGGCCCACGCGCTGTCCATCGCGCTGCGCGTGCCCGCGCCGCGCATCAATGACATCGTGCGCGGCAAACGGGCCATTTCGTCGGAAACCGCCTTGCGTCTGTCGTGCTTTTTCAACAATAGTCCGCTCTTCTGGCTCAATCTTCAGATCGCCTACGACCTGCGTGTCGCCATTGCGGAATCGGGCGAGCAGATCAAGCGCGAGATCGAGCCGCTGCCGCCGTCGCGCCGGCCGAAGCATCCGCAGTTGTCGCGCGAGCAGCTGAAAGCTGCAGACGACGCAGCGGCCGCGACGCGCAGGGTCGCAGCCTCGCGTTGA
- a CDS encoding type II toxin-antitoxin system RelE/ParE family toxin has protein sequence MTRYTLPVISTFHDKETAAVFNGVFVRSLPREVQFVARRKHLLIDAAECVEDMFVPPGNRLELLQGARSGQWSIRIDAQWRICFQYIDGDALNVEIVDYH, from the coding sequence ATGACACGTTATACACTTCCCGTGATCTCTACTTTTCATGACAAAGAAACCGCAGCCGTTTTCAACGGCGTGTTCGTGCGGTCGCTGCCGCGCGAAGTGCAGTTCGTTGCGCGCCGCAAGCACCTGTTGATCGATGCCGCAGAGTGCGTCGAGGACATGTTCGTGCCGCCCGGCAACCGGCTCGAATTGCTGCAAGGCGCGCGCAGCGGGCAATGGAGCATCCGTATCGACGCGCAGTGGCGCATCTGTTTCCAGTACATCGACGGCGACGCGCTCAATGTCGAGATCGTCGACTATCACTGA
- the pepN gene encoding aminopeptidase N gives MADTETPQVIRRADYAPPAFLIDTVALEFDLVPERTVVRNTMRIRRNPDAVRATHLELMGEALQFVEASIDGKPYANVHAHEHGLTVDNVPDSFELTLTGICNAAANTTLSGLYVSSGNFFTQCEAEGFRRITWFLDRPDVMATYTVTLRADKAAYPVLLSNGNLLEQGDLPDGRHFARWEDPFRKPSYLFALVAGKLVALEERVKSGSGKEKLLQVWVEPHDLDKTRHAMDSLIHSIRWDEERFGLELDLDRFMIVAVSDFNMGAMENKGLNIFNTKYVLANPETATDTDFSNIEAVVGHEYFHNWTGNRVTCRDWFQLSLKEGLTVFRDQEFSADMASGGSTVENQAARATKRIEDVRVLRQMQFAEDAGPMAHPVRPESYVEINNFYTMTVYEKGSEVVRMYQTLFGREGFRRGMDLYFKRHDGQAVTCDDFRHAMADANGRDLAQYERWYSQAGTPRITVDTHYDASQKRYTLTLTQGYGDAASAARETQKGPLLIPFAIGLIGEDGNDMPLRLEGEASASPQTTRVLEFTGKEQSFTFVDVAEKPLPSLLRNFSAPVVVEYDYTADELAFLLAHDSDPFNRWEAGQRLATRELLTLAEHAATGNALELDDTVVAAFGRVLNDETLSPAFRELALMLPSEAYLAEQMDESNPAAVHSARQFVRKRLASALKGDWLAVYERHQTPGAYEPTPEAGGHRALKNLALAYLAELDDPADAVRLAKAQYDAANNMTDRAAALSALLTAAASKGGAEAADALGDFYRRFENEPLVIDKWFALQAMQRGTKARPVIEIVRKLMAHPAFTLKNPNRARSLIFSFCSANPAQFHAADGSGYAFWAEQVIALDALNPQVAARLARALELWRRFTPALRDQMRAALEKVAAQAKSRDVREIVEKALA, from the coding sequence ATGGCCGATACCGAAACGCCTCAAGTGATCCGCCGCGCCGACTACGCGCCGCCCGCTTTTCTCATCGATACCGTCGCGCTCGAGTTCGATCTCGTGCCCGAGCGTACGGTCGTCAGGAATACGATGCGCATCCGCCGTAATCCTGACGCAGTGCGCGCCACGCATCTCGAACTGATGGGCGAGGCACTGCAGTTCGTCGAGGCATCGATCGACGGCAAACCGTATGCCAATGTCCACGCGCACGAGCACGGCCTCACGGTCGACAACGTGCCCGATTCGTTCGAACTGACGCTGACGGGCATCTGCAATGCCGCGGCGAACACGACGCTGTCGGGGCTGTATGTGTCGAGCGGCAACTTCTTCACGCAATGCGAGGCCGAAGGTTTCCGGCGCATCACGTGGTTCCTCGACCGTCCGGACGTGATGGCCACCTACACGGTCACGCTGCGCGCCGACAAGGCCGCCTACCCGGTGCTGCTGTCGAACGGCAACCTGCTCGAACAGGGCGACCTGCCCGACGGCCGCCACTTCGCGCGCTGGGAAGATCCGTTCAGGAAACCGAGCTATCTGTTCGCGCTCGTCGCGGGCAAGCTGGTCGCGCTGGAAGAGCGCGTGAAGTCGGGCTCGGGCAAGGAAAAGCTGCTGCAAGTCTGGGTCGAGCCGCACGATCTCGACAAGACCCGTCACGCAATGGATTCGCTGATCCACTCGATCCGCTGGGACGAAGAGCGTTTTGGCCTGGAGCTCGACCTGGACCGCTTCATGATCGTCGCCGTGAGCGACTTCAACATGGGCGCGATGGAAAACAAGGGCCTCAATATCTTCAACACGAAGTACGTGCTGGCCAATCCCGAAACCGCGACGGACACCGACTTCTCGAACATCGAAGCCGTGGTCGGCCACGAATACTTCCATAACTGGACGGGCAACCGCGTCACCTGCCGCGACTGGTTCCAGTTGAGTCTGAAAGAAGGGCTGACGGTGTTCCGCGATCAGGAGTTTTCCGCGGATATGGCGAGCGGCGGCAGCACGGTCGAGAATCAGGCGGCGCGTGCGACCAAGCGTATCGAAGACGTGCGTGTGCTGCGTCAGATGCAGTTCGCCGAAGATGCCGGTCCGATGGCGCACCCGGTGCGTCCGGAAAGCTACGTCGAGATCAACAACTTCTACACGATGACCGTCTATGAGAAGGGTTCGGAAGTCGTGCGGATGTATCAGACGTTGTTCGGACGCGAAGGCTTCCGGCGCGGCATGGACCTGTACTTCAAGCGCCACGACGGCCAGGCCGTGACGTGCGACGACTTCCGTCACGCGATGGCCGACGCGAATGGCCGCGACCTCGCCCAGTACGAGCGTTGGTATAGCCAGGCGGGCACGCCGCGCATCACCGTCGATACGCACTATGACGCGTCGCAAAAACGCTATACGTTGACGCTCACGCAGGGCTACGGCGATGCCGCGTCGGCGGCGCGCGAAACGCAGAAGGGTCCGCTGCTGATTCCGTTCGCGATCGGCCTGATCGGCGAGGACGGCAACGACATGCCGCTGCGCCTCGAAGGCGAGGCGTCGGCGTCGCCGCAGACCACGCGCGTGCTCGAATTCACAGGGAAAGAACAGAGCTTCACGTTCGTCGATGTCGCCGAAAAACCCCTGCCGTCGCTGCTGCGCAATTTCTCGGCGCCTGTCGTCGTCGAGTACGACTACACGGCGGACGAACTCGCGTTCCTGCTCGCACACGACAGCGATCCGTTCAACCGCTGGGAAGCCGGCCAGCGTCTCGCGACGCGCGAGCTGCTGACGCTCGCCGAGCACGCGGCAACGGGCAACGCGCTGGAACTGGACGATACCGTCGTCGCCGCGTTTGGCCGCGTGCTGAACGACGAGACGCTGTCGCCCGCGTTCCGCGAACTCGCGCTGATGCTGCCGTCGGAAGCGTACCTTGCCGAACAGATGGACGAGTCGAATCCCGCCGCCGTGCACAGCGCGCGGCAGTTCGTGCGCAAGCGTCTCGCGTCGGCGCTCAAGGGCGACTGGCTCGCGGTCTACGAACGGCATCAGACGCCGGGCGCCTACGAACCGACGCCCGAAGCAGGCGGGCATCGCGCGCTGAAGAATCTGGCGCTCGCCTATCTCGCCGAACTCGACGACCCCGCCGACGCCGTGCGCCTCGCAAAAGCGCAGTACGACGCGGCAAACAACATGACGGATCGCGCGGCCGCGCTGTCCGCGTTGCTGACGGCAGCGGCATCGAAGGGCGGCGCAGAGGCCGCCGATGCGCTCGGCGACTTCTATCGACGTTTCGAGAACGAGCCGCTCGTGATCGACAAATGGTTCGCGCTGCAGGCAATGCAACGCGGCACGAAAGCGCGGCCCGTGATCGAGATCGTGCGCAAGCTGATGGCGCATCCCGCGTTCACGCTGAAGAACCCGAACCGCGCCCGCTCGCTGATCTTCAGCTTCTGCTCGGCTAACCCGGCGCAGTTCCACGCGGCAGACGGCTCGGGCTATGCGTTCTGGGCCGAACAGGTGATCGCGCTCGACGCGCTGAATCCGCAGGTCGCGGCACGCCTCGCCCGCGCGCTGGAACTGTGGCGGCGCTTCACGCCGGCGCTGCGCGACCAGATGCGCGCGGCGCTGGAAAAAGTCGCCGCGCAGGCGAAATCGCGCGACGTGCGCGAAATCGTCGAGAAGGCCTTGGCCTGA
- a CDS encoding DUF4136 domain-containing protein, which produces MKLDRLTRRAALVLAAFATMLAGCTTYVTSQVTAFSDWSGSDATRTYAFSRAPEQKNSLEQATYEQIVANELATHAFRQTDERDAHYLVGLAYGMRSDTVTVAQPVYYYSAWPGPYYWGRPFDPWGPWGPWGPYSGGYVNQSYPVYTHLLGIRITDRATGKEVYNVTARNTDEQSSLIAAMPYLARSAMSDFPMGNGVVRTVKLPVDGTGGVANEVAAGNAAPPVPTSAAKTVQ; this is translated from the coding sequence ATGAAGCTCGACCGATTGACCCGCCGCGCCGCACTCGTGCTTGCGGCGTTCGCCACGATGCTGGCTGGCTGCACGACCTATGTGACGTCGCAGGTGACGGCCTTTTCCGACTGGAGCGGCAGCGACGCGACGCGCACTTACGCGTTCTCGCGTGCGCCTGAGCAGAAGAACAGTCTCGAGCAGGCCACCTACGAACAGATCGTCGCAAACGAACTCGCAACGCATGCGTTCCGGCAGACCGACGAGCGCGATGCGCACTATCTGGTCGGGCTCGCGTATGGCATGCGCTCGGATACGGTGACGGTCGCGCAACCCGTCTATTACTACAGCGCATGGCCCGGTCCGTATTACTGGGGCCGTCCGTTCGACCCGTGGGGGCCTTGGGGTCCGTGGGGTCCGTATTCGGGCGGCTACGTGAACCAGAGTTATCCCGTGTACACGCATCTGCTCGGCATCCGCATTACGGATCGCGCGACGGGCAAGGAAGTCTATAACGTGACGGCGCGCAACACGGACGAGCAATCTTCGCTGATCGCCGCGATGCCGTATCTGGCGCGCAGCGCGATGTCCGATTTCCCGATGGGCAACGGTGTGGTGCGCACTGTCAAGCTGCCCGTCGACGGGACGGGCGGGGTCGCGAACGAAGTGGCGGCGGGCAATGCTGCGCCGCCTGTGCCGACCTCGGCTGCCAAGACGGTTCAATAG